A single window of Usitatibacter rugosus DNA harbors:
- a CDS encoding ATP-binding cassette domain-containing protein — protein sequence MLSVEKLEKVYTRGRFDRTPTFTLQADFNVPGPAIVGVMGPNGSGKTTLFELITGNNSPTSGRVVCAGQDIHQVRCDERARIAMHYHQSYQVRSFRDRRPSFMLEKARSTSPFVHLFDEPQFSIQDGYVGFMLDFFRRLRSEGKVVFVCLHPNEAFQVELMQEICERFIFVNKGRITEAASLPELGTHAPFREYLGSLAGAIAT from the coding sequence ATGCTCTCGGTCGAGAAGCTGGAGAAGGTCTACACGCGCGGGCGATTCGATCGCACGCCCACGTTCACCCTGCAGGCCGATTTCAACGTTCCGGGGCCCGCGATCGTCGGCGTGATGGGGCCGAACGGCTCGGGCAAGACCACGCTCTTCGAGTTGATCACCGGCAACAACAGCCCCACGTCGGGCCGCGTCGTCTGCGCCGGCCAGGACATCCACCAGGTGCGCTGCGACGAGCGCGCGCGCATTGCGATGCACTACCACCAGTCCTACCAGGTGCGCTCGTTCCGCGACCGCCGCCCGTCGTTCATGCTCGAGAAGGCGCGCAGCACGTCGCCCTTCGTGCACCTCTTCGACGAGCCGCAGTTCAGCATCCAGGACGGCTATGTCGGTTTCATGCTCGATTTCTTCCGGCGGCTGCGCTCGGAAGGCAAGGTCGTGTTTGTCTGCCTGCATCCGAACGAAGCCTTCCAGGTCGAGCTGATGCAGGAGATCTGCGAGCGCTTCATCTTCGTGAACAAGGGGCGCATCACGGAAGCCGCATCGCTGCCGGAATTGGGCACGCACGCGCCTTTCCGCGAGTACCTGGGCTCTCTCGCGGGCGCGATCGCGACATAA
- a CDS encoding collagen-binding domain-containing protein — MAKLERACALLSAVLAMLILPAHAQVHTSPNDGPGLGNLTYTPAELFTTLSRIAAPPTTPRQGPGNVDMVNGYLMVLTESDGGGTANSAAIEFWNVGNPRLPFRVVRHNNAETFGNRENHGFGLSSSYPGDYLVVQGHNGLLFWDVTDPLNVRLLKYLALPGIAAGDYSGAWWSFWQAPYVYVAGQGSGLYVVDATDPSNPVLVRRMLTSEIGGFNIGIAQAIGNLLVVAGSQSNGHRQATLDISDPVNPRVLNVYNHGNTKRGYSMMVAGGKVYTSGGDGGLVQMHSYNLTHDGVITPHQSAGPLPGTGNFENGGYASIQSGYVFSGFSNRAAKFKIDPVMTAVGQAASGNAGDDEDFAVALGNVMFVGDDHGTGSTIVAHQAEPDTIAPWIEWVHPADESVNQAVTSRVGVSVSEIFDLDSANAATFIVRPVGGSAISGKYSKQHHLLNFSPDQPLLANTTYEVIVEGLRDYGGNVGGRFTSTFKTGAQLAVTGLTYAGGTTAPLGSVGRFTNGVPLYSDRILTGTQYFVRTPYTPSFEGRTYILTRNDDKQGTAIDSLRFDLHYDAMVYVLLDPRVPVPSWLSSWTATGEVVTTSDATSPTRVVYSKAFPIGPVVLGGNESPTANASMYNVVVIPVAESPPDCTLDAPGPITVGSAGSFSATGTGGSVRYSWDFGDGSPHTALSPTPGATHAYSQPGRYSVVLNVSNNAGNGSCTVTQVVHYPLTSLPSKASSTIAYGNGIVYAVNADNDSVTAVDAATLLARWEVVVGTHPRTVALAPNGDVWVVNQDDASISVLHPVTGAGLGTHLLPRGTQPYGIVFSGDKAYVTLHATGELARLGMNGVIEARVAVGPKPRGIAISGDGTRILVSQFVSKGTTGKVREVNGATFEMVRTFELAFDPEEDSSVAGRGAPNYLTSLTISPDGRSVAVPSKKDNLARGQIRDGQDLTFETMVRAIVSEIDLVANAENLVARIDINDRAMPQAAIYSPFGDVLLVSTQGTNTVEFFDAHSGNTLGNAQTGRAPQGMVFSPDASRLFVHNFMGRSVSVFDSADLVAGRANATPLLAEIATITVEKLPPEIVQGKRIFYNAADTRMSRDQYISCASCHLDGGSDEQVWDFRQVGEGFRNTINLIGKAGMKHGRVHWTANFDEIQDFENDIRHFAGGTGFLSDTVFAATASPLGAPKSGYSADLDALAAYVTSLDKFPPSPYRHADAANGGSSPSDVELGRRTFVRSCMSCHAGDNFTDGKRWDVGTIKPTSGVGQGVPLANVGFRTPSLRNVWATSPYLHDGSAATVADVLQNTVHVGALTASEKVGLQAYLSRLDAAEPAPASCPTSTATGSNYNVMAFGSASLVNGESHGSVGVGGSASLSSYSIASRVTGVTARLITGGSASWNNGSVGTGGSGVIRVAGAAAIGQSVGRSSLQSGVSVENWNALRAQQNALSDRLAAMPGTPGVMGSGNSLTCTGTNATWNVCTVSATQLSQAQTLNLNYPATSSVLVNVTGGAATVRNGQMTWNGQPLQGNAAASQVIVNMAQMGGLVIEAWGWGGTLLAPRATLTHRNSAIDGQVIVGTLSATASYRCSMFMGTLPQ; from the coding sequence ATGGCTAAGCTCGAACGCGCTTGCGCGCTGCTGTCCGCTGTTCTCGCGATGTTGATTCTCCCTGCCCACGCGCAGGTGCACACGAGTCCCAACGACGGCCCGGGCCTCGGCAACCTCACGTACACGCCCGCGGAGCTCTTCACGACGCTCTCGCGCATCGCGGCGCCGCCGACCACGCCGCGGCAGGGTCCCGGCAACGTCGACATGGTGAACGGCTACCTGATGGTGCTCACCGAATCCGACGGCGGCGGCACCGCGAACAGCGCGGCCATCGAGTTCTGGAACGTGGGCAACCCGCGGCTTCCGTTCCGCGTGGTGCGTCACAACAACGCCGAGACCTTCGGCAACCGCGAGAACCACGGCTTCGGCCTCTCCTCGAGCTATCCCGGCGACTACCTCGTCGTGCAGGGCCACAACGGCCTGCTCTTCTGGGACGTGACCGATCCGCTCAACGTCCGGCTGCTGAAGTACCTGGCACTTCCGGGCATCGCCGCGGGCGACTACTCGGGCGCGTGGTGGAGCTTCTGGCAGGCGCCGTACGTCTACGTCGCGGGCCAGGGCAGCGGCCTCTACGTCGTCGACGCGACCGATCCCTCGAACCCGGTGCTGGTGCGCCGGATGCTCACGAGCGAAATCGGCGGCTTCAACATCGGCATCGCGCAGGCGATCGGCAACCTGCTCGTGGTCGCCGGCTCGCAGAGCAACGGCCACCGCCAGGCGACGCTCGACATCAGCGACCCGGTGAACCCGCGCGTGCTGAACGTCTACAACCACGGCAACACCAAGCGCGGCTACAGCATGATGGTCGCCGGCGGCAAGGTGTACACCTCGGGCGGCGACGGCGGCCTGGTGCAGATGCATTCGTACAACCTCACGCACGACGGCGTCATCACGCCGCATCAAAGCGCGGGTCCTCTTCCGGGCACCGGCAACTTCGAGAACGGCGGCTACGCGAGCATCCAGTCGGGCTACGTGTTCTCGGGCTTCTCCAACCGCGCGGCGAAATTCAAGATCGATCCGGTGATGACGGCCGTGGGCCAGGCCGCCTCCGGCAACGCGGGCGACGACGAAGACTTCGCTGTCGCGCTCGGCAACGTGATGTTCGTCGGCGACGACCACGGCACGGGCTCGACGATCGTCGCGCACCAGGCCGAGCCGGACACGATCGCCCCGTGGATCGAATGGGTCCACCCGGCCGACGAATCGGTGAACCAGGCCGTGACGTCGCGCGTCGGTGTCTCCGTCTCCGAGATCTTCGACCTGGATTCCGCCAACGCGGCGACGTTCATCGTGCGTCCCGTCGGCGGCTCCGCGATCTCCGGCAAGTACAGCAAGCAGCACCACCTGCTGAACTTCTCGCCCGACCAGCCGCTGCTCGCCAACACCACGTACGAAGTGATCGTCGAAGGGCTGCGCGACTACGGCGGCAACGTGGGCGGGCGCTTCACGAGCACCTTCAAGACCGGCGCGCAGCTCGCCGTGACGGGCCTCACGTATGCGGGCGGCACCACCGCGCCGCTGGGCTCCGTCGGCCGCTTCACCAACGGCGTGCCGCTCTACAGCGACCGCATCCTCACCGGCACGCAGTACTTCGTGCGCACGCCGTACACGCCGTCGTTCGAGGGACGGACCTACATCCTCACGCGCAACGACGACAAGCAGGGCACGGCGATCGACTCCCTGCGCTTCGACCTCCACTACGACGCGATGGTCTACGTGCTGCTGGATCCGCGCGTGCCCGTGCCGTCCTGGCTCTCGTCGTGGACCGCCACGGGCGAGGTCGTCACCACGAGCGACGCGACGAGCCCCACCCGTGTCGTGTACTCGAAGGCCTTTCCGATCGGCCCGGTGGTGCTCGGCGGCAACGAGTCGCCGACGGCCAACGCGAGCATGTACAACGTGGTCGTGATCCCGGTCGCCGAATCGCCGCCGGATTGCACGCTGGACGCGCCCGGCCCGATCACGGTCGGCTCGGCCGGCAGCTTCTCGGCCACGGGCACCGGCGGCAGCGTGCGCTACTCGTGGGACTTCGGCGACGGATCGCCGCACACGGCGCTCTCGCCGACGCCCGGCGCCACGCATGCGTACTCGCAGCCGGGCCGCTACTCGGTCGTGCTGAACGTCTCGAACAACGCCGGCAACGGAAGCTGCACGGTGACGCAGGTGGTGCACTACCCGCTCACCTCGCTGCCCTCGAAAGCTTCGAGCACGATCGCGTACGGCAACGGCATCGTCTACGCCGTGAACGCGGACAACGACTCGGTGACCGCGGTCGACGCGGCAACACTGCTCGCCCGCTGGGAAGTCGTGGTCGGAACGCATCCGCGCACGGTCGCCCTCGCCCCCAACGGCGACGTGTGGGTCGTGAACCAGGACGACGCGTCGATCTCGGTGCTCCATCCGGTCACCGGCGCGGGCCTCGGCACGCACCTGCTGCCGCGCGGCACGCAGCCCTACGGCATCGTGTTCTCCGGCGACAAGGCGTATGTCACGCTGCACGCCACCGGTGAGCTCGCTCGCCTCGGCATGAATGGCGTGATCGAAGCACGGGTCGCGGTCGGACCGAAGCCGCGTGGCATCGCGATCTCCGGCGACGGCACCCGCATCCTGGTCTCGCAGTTCGTCTCGAAGGGGACGACCGGCAAGGTGCGCGAGGTGAATGGCGCCACGTTCGAGATGGTCCGCACGTTCGAGCTCGCATTCGACCCCGAGGAGGATTCGTCGGTCGCCGGCCGCGGTGCCCCGAACTACCTCACGAGCCTCACCATCAGTCCGGACGGCCGCAGCGTCGCCGTGCCCTCGAAGAAGGACAACCTCGCGCGCGGCCAGATCCGCGACGGGCAGGACCTCACGTTCGAGACGATGGTGCGGGCGATCGTGTCCGAGATCGACCTCGTGGCCAACGCCGAGAACCTGGTGGCGCGGATCGATATCAACGATCGAGCGATGCCGCAGGCGGCGATCTACAGTCCGTTCGGCGACGTGCTGCTCGTCTCCACGCAGGGCACGAACACGGTCGAGTTCTTCGACGCGCACAGCGGCAACACGCTGGGCAACGCGCAGACCGGCCGCGCCCCGCAGGGCATGGTGTTCAGCCCGGATGCGAGCCGCCTCTTCGTCCACAACTTCATGGGACGCTCGGTCTCGGTGTTCGACTCGGCCGACCTGGTGGCAGGCCGCGCCAACGCGACCCCGCTGCTGGCCGAGATCGCGACGATCACCGTCGAGAAGCTGCCGCCCGAGATCGTGCAGGGCAAGCGGATCTTCTACAACGCCGCCGACACCCGCATGAGCCGTGACCAGTACATCTCGTGCGCGAGCTGCCACCTGGACGGCGGCAGCGATGAACAGGTGTGGGACTTCCGCCAGGTGGGCGAGGGCTTCCGCAACACCATCAACCTCATCGGCAAGGCGGGCATGAAGCACGGCCGCGTCCACTGGACGGCGAACTTCGACGAGATCCAGGACTTCGAGAACGACATCCGGCACTTCGCCGGCGGCACGGGCTTCCTCTCCGACACGGTGTTCGCCGCCACGGCGAGCCCGCTCGGCGCCCCGAAGTCGGGCTACAGCGCGGACCTCGATGCGCTCGCGGCCTACGTCACGTCGCTCGACAAGTTCCCGCCGAGCCCGTATCGCCATGCCGATGCCGCGAACGGGGGCTCGTCGCCTTCCGACGTGGAGCTGGGCCGGCGTACTTTCGTGAGGAGCTGCATGTCGTGCCACGCGGGCGACAACTTCACGGACGGCAAGCGCTGGGATGTCGGCACGATCAAGCCGACCTCGGGAGTGGGCCAGGGCGTGCCGCTCGCGAACGTGGGCTTCCGCACGCCGTCGTTGCGCAACGTGTGGGCGACGAGCCCGTACCTGCATGACGGCTCCGCGGCGACGGTCGCCGACGTGTTGCAGAACACCGTGCACGTCGGAGCGCTCACCGCTTCGGAGAAGGTCGGCCTGCAGGCTTACCTGTCGCGCCTCGACGCGGCGGAGCCGGCACCGGCCTCCTGCCCGACCAGCACCGCCACGGGCAGCAACTACAACGTGATGGCGTTCGGTTCGGCGAGCCTGGTGAACGGCGAGTCGCACGGCTCGGTCGGCGTGGGCGGATCGGCGAGCCTCTCGTCGTACTCGATCGCAAGCCGCGTCACCGGCGTCACGGCCCGCCTCATCACCGGCGGCAGCGCATCGTGGAACAACGGCAGCGTGGGCACCGGAGGCTCGGGCGTGATCCGGGTCGCGGGTGCGGCCGCCATCGGCCAGAGTGTGGGCCGCAGCAGCCTGCAGTCGGGTGTGAGCGTCGAGAACTGGAATGCCCTGCGCGCGCAGCAGAACGCGCTCTCGGACCGCCTCGCGGCGATGCCGGGCACGCCGGGCGTGATGGGGAGCGGCAACTCGCTCACCTGCACGGGCACGAACGCGACGTGGAACGTCTGCACGGTGAGCGCGACGCAGCTCTCGCAAGCGCAGACGCTGAACCTCAATTACCCGGCCACCTCGAGCGTGCTGGTGAACGTGACGGGTGGAGCGGCCACGGTGCGCAACGGCCAGATGACGTGGAACGGGCAGCCGCTGCAGGGCAACGCCGCGGCCTCGCAGGTGATCGTCAACATGGCGCAGATGGGCGGCCTCGTGATCGAAGCCTGGGGCTGGGGCGGCACGCTCCTGGCACCGCGCGCGACGCTCACGCACCGCAACTCGGCCATCGACGGGCAGGTGATCGTCGGCACGCTGAGCGCCACCGCCAGCTACCGCTGCAGCATGTTCATGGGCACGTTGCCCCAATAG
- a CDS encoding ABC transporter ATP-binding protein, whose product MLAIEGIDTYYGESQALFGLSLEVGAGEVVALLGANGAGKTTTLRSILGLTRPRRGRVSFDGRDVTREPTHQIARAGVGWVPDDRRVFPALSVARNLAISVKQTRFRSWSLKECFEVFSALEHLMARDCENLSGGEMQMVAIARMLMGGPGLVLLDEPSQGLAPRIVQQVMATVKRLRSEGAGVLLVEQNLDTAIEVADRAYVLDRGSIVFAGTAAQLKGDEALRRRLLGA is encoded by the coding sequence ATGCTGGCGATCGAGGGCATCGATACGTATTACGGCGAGTCGCAGGCACTCTTCGGCCTGTCGCTCGAAGTCGGCGCCGGCGAGGTCGTCGCATTGCTGGGCGCCAACGGAGCCGGCAAGACGACCACGCTTCGCTCCATCCTCGGCCTCACGCGGCCCCGCCGCGGCCGCGTGTCGTTCGACGGGCGCGACGTCACGCGCGAGCCCACGCACCAGATCGCGCGCGCCGGCGTGGGTTGGGTTCCGGATGACCGCCGCGTGTTCCCCGCACTCTCCGTCGCGCGCAACCTCGCGATCTCCGTGAAGCAGACGCGCTTCCGCTCGTGGAGCCTGAAGGAATGCTTCGAGGTCTTCTCGGCGCTCGAGCACCTGATGGCGCGCGACTGCGAGAACCTCTCGGGCGGCGAGATGCAGATGGTGGCGATCGCCCGCATGTTGATGGGCGGCCCGGGCCTCGTGCTGCTCGACGAACCGAGCCAGGGCCTGGCGCCCAGGATCGTGCAGCAAGTCATGGCCACGGTGAAGCGCCTGCGCTCCGAGGGCGCGGGCGTGCTCCTGGTCGAGCAGAACCTCGACACCGCGATCGAAGTCGCCGACCGGGCCTACGTGCTCGACCGCGGCTCGATCGTCTTCGCGGGAACGGCCGCGCAACTGAAGGGCGACGAGGCGCTTCGCCGCCGCCTGCTCGGAGCCTAG
- a CDS encoding RCC1 domain-containing protein, with translation MRSGTAAVVACVVMCLGVAAHAATPAVSAGYKHGVALHADGTVRAWGDDSGGQLGLGRTLAVSTPALVTNLQGVAKVASGYSHVLALMSDGTVRAWGVNTLGQLGDGTTTNRSSPGPVPGVTGVTAISASSHSMALAAGRIWTWGENYHGEIGREGDNIVPGMVTGITDATSISAGGGHSLALRGDGSVWAWGRNDNGQLGDGTTTDRPAPVRVSGLPAIQAISAGEIHSVALGTNGLVYTWGGNSFGQLGTGDGPARPLPAVVPGVPSATGVAAGIGHTLVILGDGGVGAWGSGFSGELGNGLQNPSAVPVRVSTLTNVVEVSAGVFYSAARTSDGGVWTWGGNNFGQLGNGTVQLGNVPARVNGLPPTISLSANGYHTFAVGNDGRVRAWGANEFGELGDGVKPLRSTPALVPNVAGITRIAAGALHSLALKSDGTVVAWGNNTFGQLGDGVDDSRSSAGPVPAFAGVKDVGAGIFNSVALKNDGTVWSWGYNFQGVGGVGDQETRRTPVQVPALSGIADISVGPSHTLARTSDGRVFAFGVNTSGELGYGVVGVVLTPVGVLNLTSVKAVAAGDNHSLALRTDGTVWSWGGNYSGQLGDGTNNDRSLPAVVPGLSNIVAIGAGSSNSFAIAADGTVWAWGANYDGQLGDGSGFEQVSPVVVEGLKGVSSISGGGNGGLALKPEGTVYAWGGNVDGRLGDGTFVSRGTPVVVVREDGAGTLEANNWFLDLNPSVPKAAPTPVPIFLLVTTSASGAVTANVQFRGQDIGTSSNLYVFASAPQDVVLAAKDGKPPLVLGKATRRDGRKDTALNCVLAQLTGSGQLQGVSASSLNAYVSTVLSSQGAAVTVINGVSSAVIGGATFYVGYGASSTSMLNQGTNRGVVNVPGPKECKPQAPQTGWWWNKAEGGRGYSIEVQGNHIFYAAYLYDDAGRANWFVANGNTSLDGSLYMGDLLKVTGGQTLGGAFRPSGPAQSAGPLLLAFTDAASGTMVWPGGSVAIERFAFTPAGLNPPPRANEPESGWWWNPEEPGRGFFMEWQGDSVDIAGYMYDDAGNAVWYLSLFPTPNILNYSARWLLYANGQTLTGPYKPAEPINNNVAPLGIQFTSATTATMTLPNGRTTQLVRFRF, from the coding sequence TTGAGGTCGGGAACCGCTGCCGTCGTTGCATGCGTCGTGATGTGCCTGGGCGTCGCCGCCCATGCCGCGACACCGGCCGTCAGCGCGGGCTACAAGCACGGCGTCGCACTGCACGCGGACGGAACCGTGCGAGCCTGGGGCGACGATTCCGGCGGCCAGCTCGGCCTCGGACGCACGCTGGCCGTCAGCACGCCGGCGCTCGTCACCAATCTCCAGGGGGTCGCCAAGGTCGCATCGGGCTATAGCCACGTGCTCGCGCTCATGAGCGACGGCACCGTTCGCGCCTGGGGCGTGAACACGCTCGGCCAGCTGGGCGACGGCACGACGACCAACCGTTCGTCCCCCGGGCCCGTGCCTGGCGTCACCGGTGTCACGGCGATCTCCGCGTCGTCGCATTCGATGGCGCTCGCCGCGGGCCGCATCTGGACGTGGGGCGAGAACTACCACGGCGAGATCGGCCGCGAAGGCGACAACATCGTGCCGGGGATGGTCACCGGCATTACCGATGCAACTTCGATCTCCGCGGGCGGTGGCCATTCGCTCGCGTTGCGCGGCGACGGCAGCGTCTGGGCGTGGGGCCGCAACGACAACGGGCAGCTCGGCGATGGGACCACCACCGATCGTCCCGCGCCGGTGCGCGTGAGCGGCTTGCCGGCGATCCAGGCGATCTCCGCGGGCGAGATCCACAGCGTCGCGCTGGGGACCAACGGGCTCGTCTACACGTGGGGCGGGAACAGCTTCGGTCAACTCGGCACGGGCGATGGTCCGGCCCGCCCCCTGCCGGCCGTGGTGCCCGGCGTGCCTTCCGCCACGGGCGTGGCCGCGGGCATCGGGCACACGCTCGTGATCCTCGGCGACGGCGGCGTCGGCGCCTGGGGCAGCGGCTTCTCGGGTGAGCTGGGCAACGGGCTCCAGAACCCCTCCGCGGTGCCCGTGCGCGTCTCGACCCTCACCAACGTCGTCGAGGTTTCCGCCGGCGTCTTCTATTCCGCCGCGCGCACGTCGGACGGCGGCGTGTGGACCTGGGGCGGCAACAATTTCGGCCAGCTCGGCAACGGCACGGTGCAACTCGGCAACGTTCCCGCGCGCGTGAACGGCCTGCCGCCGACGATCTCGCTCTCCGCGAACGGCTATCACACGTTCGCCGTCGGCAACGACGGGCGCGTGCGGGCGTGGGGTGCCAACGAGTTCGGCGAGCTGGGCGACGGCGTGAAGCCGCTGCGCTCTACGCCGGCCCTGGTTCCCAACGTGGCGGGCATCACGCGCATCGCGGCCGGCGCGCTGCATTCGCTCGCGCTCAAGTCCGACGGCACGGTGGTCGCCTGGGGCAACAACACGTTCGGCCAACTGGGCGACGGCGTGGACGACTCACGCTCGAGCGCCGGGCCGGTTCCGGCCTTTGCCGGCGTGAAGGACGTGGGCGCGGGCATCTTCAACTCGGTCGCGCTCAAGAACGACGGCACGGTCTGGTCGTGGGGCTACAACTTCCAGGGCGTGGGCGGCGTCGGCGACCAGGAAACGCGAAGGACTCCGGTGCAAGTCCCCGCGCTCTCGGGCATCGCGGACATCAGCGTCGGCCCGTCGCATACGCTGGCCCGCACATCCGACGGCCGCGTGTTCGCGTTCGGCGTGAATACCTCGGGCGAGCTGGGCTACGGCGTGGTGGGCGTGGTGCTCACGCCGGTCGGCGTGCTGAACCTGACCAGCGTGAAGGCCGTCGCTGCGGGCGACAACCATTCGCTCGCGCTTCGCACCGACGGCACCGTCTGGTCGTGGGGCGGCAATTACTCCGGGCAGCTCGGCGACGGCACCAACAACGACCGGAGCCTCCCCGCCGTCGTTCCGGGACTCTCGAACATCGTCGCGATCGGCGCGGGCAGCAGCAACTCGTTCGCGATCGCCGCCGACGGCACGGTGTGGGCGTGGGGTGCGAACTACGACGGACAGCTCGGCGATGGCTCGGGCTTCGAGCAGGTGAGCCCGGTCGTGGTCGAAGGACTGAAGGGCGTCTCGTCGATCTCGGGCGGCGGCAACGGCGGCCTCGCGCTCAAGCCCGAAGGCACCGTGTACGCGTGGGGCGGCAACGTGGACGGGCGGCTCGGCGACGGGACGTTCGTCTCGCGCGGCACGCCGGTGGTCGTCGTGCGCGAGGACGGAGCGGGCACGCTCGAGGCGAACAACTGGTTCCTGGATCTCAACCCCTCGGTGCCGAAGGCCGCGCCGACGCCGGTGCCGATCTTCCTCCTCGTCACCACCAGCGCCTCGGGCGCGGTGACGGCCAACGTGCAGTTCCGCGGCCAGGACATCGGCACGTCGAGCAACCTCTACGTGTTCGCCTCGGCGCCGCAGGACGTGGTGCTCGCGGCGAAGGACGGCAAGCCGCCGCTGGTTCTCGGCAAGGCCACGCGCCGCGACGGCCGCAAGGACACGGCTCTCAACTGCGTGCTCGCGCAGCTCACCGGCTCGGGCCAGCTGCAGGGCGTGTCGGCCTCGTCGCTGAACGCCTACGTGAGCACGGTGCTGAGCTCGCAGGGCGCGGCGGTCACCGTGATCAACGGCGTGTCGTCCGCGGTCATCGGCGGCGCGACGTTCTACGTGGGCTACGGCGCCTCGAGCACGTCGATGCTGAACCAGGGCACCAACCGCGGCGTCGTGAACGTGCCGGGGCCGAAGGAGTGCAAGCCGCAGGCGCCGCAGACCGGCTGGTGGTGGAACAAGGCCGAGGGCGGGCGCGGCTACTCGATCGAGGTGCAGGGCAACCACATCTTCTACGCCGCGTATCTCTACGACGACGCGGGCAGGGCGAACTGGTTCGTGGCGAACGGCAATACCTCGCTCGACGGCTCGCTCTACATGGGCGACCTCCTGAAAGTCACGGGCGGGCAGACGCTGGGCGGCGCGTTCCGTCCGTCCGGCCCCGCGCAAAGCGCTGGCCCGCTGCTGCTCGCGTTCACCGACGCCGCATCGGGCACGATGGTGTGGCCCGGCGGATCGGTCGCCATCGAGCGCTTCGCCTTCACGCCCGCGGGCCTGAATCCGCCGCCGCGTGCCAACGAGCCCGAAAGCGGCTGGTGGTGGAACCCCGAGGAACCCGGCCGCGGCTTCTTCATGGAATGGCAGGGCGACAGCGTCGACATCGCCGGCTACATGTACGACGACGCGGGCAACGCCGTGTGGTATCTCTCGCTCTTCCCGACGCCGAATATCCTCAACTACTCGGCCCGCTGGTTGCTCTACGCCAACGGCCAGACGCTGACCGGGCCCTACAAGCCCGCCGAACCGATCAACAACAACGTGGCCCCGCTCGGGATCCAGTTCACGAGCGCGACGACCGCGACAATGACGCTTCCCAACGGCCGGACGACGCAACTCGTCCGGTTTCGATTCTAG